One window of Natrinema sp. SYSU A 869 genomic DNA carries:
- a CDS encoding fumarylacetoacetate hydrolase family protein — MRYHRLPSGDGYRLVADDGDAVYDLTAVKPRLDTFADLAAAANVADESVDELGESLMADAPSVEREALRDSALPMVPDEVWAAGVTYEISEEAREAESGMPEMYLDVYEAERPEIFFKATPSRTVGPDEPVGIRADSAWDVPEPELGIVLYDGEIVGYTIGNDMSSRSIEGENPLYLPQAKVYDKCCSIGPCVASANSVGNPHELTMTMEISRDGETLYDGETSTGKMDRSCEELVECWRDHNAVPGNGVLLTGTSLVPDDGFTLQPDDEVRIAIDGIGELVNTVVEV; from the coding sequence GATGACGGTGACGCTGTCTACGATCTCACGGCAGTCAAACCCCGACTCGATACCTTTGCAGACCTCGCCGCCGCGGCAAACGTCGCGGACGAGAGCGTGGACGAGCTAGGAGAGTCGCTCATGGCCGACGCACCGTCCGTTGAGCGCGAGGCGCTACGCGACAGCGCTCTTCCGATGGTCCCCGACGAGGTCTGGGCGGCCGGCGTCACCTACGAGATCAGCGAGGAAGCCCGCGAGGCCGAGAGCGGGATGCCGGAAATGTACCTAGATGTCTACGAGGCCGAGCGGCCGGAGATCTTTTTCAAGGCGACGCCGAGTCGGACTGTCGGTCCCGACGAACCGGTCGGCATCCGTGCGGACTCAGCGTGGGACGTCCCGGAACCGGAGCTAGGGATCGTCCTCTACGACGGCGAAATCGTCGGCTACACGATCGGCAACGACATGAGCAGCCGTTCGATCGAGGGCGAGAACCCACTGTACCTTCCGCAGGCGAAGGTGTACGACAAGTGCTGTTCGATCGGCCCCTGCGTCGCGTCGGCCAACAGCGTCGGCAATCCCCACGAACTGACGATGACGATGGAGATCAGCCGCGACGGGGAGACACTCTACGACGGTGAAACCTCGACGGGGAAGATGGACCGCTCATGTGAGGAACTGGTCGAGTGCTGGCGCGACCACAATGCGGTTCCAGGGAACGGTGTTCTGCTCACCGGAACGTCGCTCGTCCCGGACGACGGATTCACGCTCCAGCCGGATGACGAAGTGCGCATCGCGATTGACGGGATCGGCGAACTCGTCAACACGGTCGTTGAAGTGTGA